The following coding sequences lie in one Syngnathus scovelli strain Florida chromosome 1, RoL_Ssco_1.2, whole genome shotgun sequence genomic window:
- the her5 gene encoding hairy-related 5: MKALTSPLPHRHRMRRVSKPVMEKRRRDRINRSLETLRVLMLENTHNEKLTNPKVEKAEILESVVQFLKSEKEERGQRAITPGLSSQGQRPSGPQQQHDYQEGMRSCLLRIRRFIASDEPGSNRVSREPASVSPSPHVHSVYPAHLSQHQLQDTTPHPYPSQGPEYQFCDIRKLLPPPTTCAQSLDPVWRPWPQS, from the exons ATGAAAGCGTTGACTTCACCACTGCCTCACAGGCACAGGATGAGGAGG GTGTCGAAACCTGTGATGGAGAAACGCAGACGGGACCGCATCAACCGCAGTTTGGAGACGTTAAGAGTTTTAATGTTGGAGAACACACACAATGAG AAGTTAACGAACCCCAAAGTGGAGAAGGCTGAGATCCTGGAGAGCGTGGTGCAATTCTTGAAATCAGAAAAGGAAGAGAGGGGTCAACGTGCAATTACACCCGGCTTGTCGTCCCAAGGGCAGCGACCCAGTGGCCCACAACAGCAACACGATTACCAGGAGGGCATGAGGTCGTGTCTCCTAAGGATCAGACGTTTCATAGCCAGTGATGAACCAGGGTCCAACCGAGTGTCTCGAGAGCCCGCTTCAGTGAGTCCATCCCCACACGTCCACTCTGTGTATCCTGCGCATCTGAGCCAGCACCAGCTCCAGGACACCACCCCCCATCCTTATCCAAGCCAGGGTCCTGAGTATCAGTTCTGTGACATCAGGAAGTTGCTTCCCCCACCCACAACCTGCGCCCAGAGTCTAGACCCTGTGTGGAGGCCCTGGCCCCAGTCATGA
- the LOC125979692 gene encoding transcription factor HES-7: MFFTAPALVVGTNMTRNFAKTLEEDHKGRKRILKPAVEKKRRDRINKSLAELRSLLLTNTADPRLQNPKIEKAEILDLTVEYLHKWTDGKKMSNDAPGSVVSLHPSGPPCFTVEGAGFQQCVWQMANYMHKMPAMQRAGLMEWLKHHVEMQRVTQPPSLNSLTRLTDAASVEAICTSESQDFHNSLVLAHSPPQPLACSTPLHSPPTSPWVSTFASSSPPFPSFACHFSFPPSLSPPSTNTSFPTLPHSLHTLPAHVTSSSPTLGHQAGPTVFHYPSVTPLRSPPHQSHKSSSLTWRPWF, encoded by the exons ATGTTCTTCACTGCACCAGCTCTCGTTGTTGGGACCAACATGACCAGGAACTTTGCAAAGACGCTCGAGGAGGATCACAAGGGTAGAAAAAGG ATTCTGAAACCGGCTGTGGAAAAGAAGAGAAGAGATCGGATAAACAAAAGTCTTGCAGAGCTCAGAAGCTTGTTGTTGACTAACACGGCGGATCCG cgcttgcAGAATCCTAAAATTGAGAAAGCAGAAATTTTGGACTTGACTGTGGAATATCTTCACAAGTGGACAGATGGCAAGAAAATGAGCAATG ATGCTCCCGGTTCTGTGGTAAGTCTCCACCCGAGCGGCCCTCCTTGCTTTACCGTTGAGGGTGCAGGTTTTCAGCAGTGTGTGTGGCAAATGGCCAACTACAtgcacaagatgccagccatgcAGCGAGCCGGTTTGATGGAGTGGCTGAAGCACCACGTGGAGATGCAGCGGGTCACACAGCCGCCATCGTTAAACTCCCTAACGAGACTGACGGATGCAGCGTCAGTGGAGGCCATTTGCACATCTGAGAGTCAAGACTTCCACAACTCTCTGGTTCTTGCGCATTCCCCACCTCAGCCTCTTGCTTGCTCCACTCCCCTCCACTCCCCTCCCACCTCCCCCTGGGTCTCAACATTTgcttcctcctctcctccttTCCCCTCATTTGCCTGTCACTTCTCCTTCCCCCCCAGCTTGTCACCTCCGTCGACCAACACCTCTTTTCCCACGCTCCCACATTCCCTCCACACGCTTCCTGCCCACGTGACTTCCTCCTCACCCACGTTAGGTCACCAAGCGGGCCCCACGGTCTTCCACTACCCCTCCGTCACCCCCCTGAGGTCTCCTCCGCATCAGTCACACAAGTCATCCTCACTCACGTGGAGACCCTGGTTCTGA